Within the Mauremys reevesii isolate NIE-2019 linkage group 2, ASM1616193v1, whole genome shotgun sequence genome, the region TCTTTAAGTGGAAATTTGGCTCAACACTCCATCTCAGTATGCCAGCTTTATCTCTGGTGACAGAGTAAAGACCAACACAGTCTAATAATTCCCTAGTATTAGGTCCCTCTGGTTGCCCACCAGCTCTACCACTGCAGCAAGCATGTCATTTAACTGCTGCATAGCGAGTAAGTGAGACTGAGGTTTGGTAACTGGCAGAATCACAAAGATGGGGCCCTTTCTGGATTGTGCAAGATACTAGCCAGGCTATCCTTTGTAGGCAACACCAATAAGCAGGCAGTCTGGCCAACTGCAAATGGGAAGACAGAAATCTGACAAATGAAagtgaaaaagatttttaaagttaCCTAGGAGACCTCATTTCATAGTGAGCTTCCTTTAATAGCTATTTCATTCTAGAATCTCACAACACTCTACTCTGACTCTTTGGGTAGGAGTAAATTGtagctccctctagtggctggagcactggggGTTATGGGACTTACTAGTAGCGCTAGCTTAACTAGTTATGGTTTAGCTCAGGGATAGGCAagctatggcacgggtgccgaaggcggcacacgagctgattttcagtggcactcacattgcctgggtcctggggctctgcattttaatttaattttaatttaattttaaatgaagcttcttaaacattttaaaaaacttatttactttatacacaacaatagtttagttatctattatagaaagagatcttctaaaaacgttaaaatgtattactggcacgcgaaaccataaattagagtgaataaatgaagagtcggcccagtacttctgaaaggttgctgacccctggcttaGCTGCTGGCAAAAACCTGTGTAGTTAGAGCTGAAGTACAAGGATCAGATCTTAGCTGGTATATATTGTCATAGCGCCATGGACTTCAACTGAGCTATGATGGTTTACACAAGCTGTGAATTTGAGCCCCAGGGTTCTAGTCTCTGCCTCTGTGTGCACGTTCTATGTGGCAGTTGTGACTGCTCTCTGCAGCAGGTTGATTTGTTACCCACCATAGACGTTAGTTGTTGGGTTACAGATACATGTACCATTCACGTCCCCAGAAAATCCAGATTGTAGCAGGGTAAAGTCTAATCATTTATTCCAGAGGGTGCACTATCCAAAAAAAGTAATTTTAGCATTGAGTTGTCATTGTGTGCTCTAGAAAACATGAAAGTCTCTAAGGAGCAAAAACTTCCTGTAACCAATGCCTTAAACTTTGCCCCACCTTTGTGCAGAACAGGCAACTTGTGGAAGAATGTCATCCAGCCTAACAATTGACTATTTCTTATGTACAATAACGTCagactctttttttaaataagaagctGGCCGTCTCCCTTCTAAAATAATTCATCTGTTTTATGGAGTGTTGATCTGATTATATACAATTCCCACAAGAAGGGAAGTACCTTTAGAATAAGGACTATTCAGTACTAGTACAGGATTTCCCCTTGTTGTTGATAGTTTCCTCCTAACCCAAGGCGCAACGAATCCCAAAGAAAATTCAAAGGGGCCATCTACAGACAATTAGGCATCTACATTATACAGCAAACATTGTTCAATCTAATTGATGTTTTccttacaaaataaaaaatagctctgctcactgtttaaCGTGCTGCAGAACTGTTCTTGCTACATTTAGGATTCCCCTCACTCTCTGTTTATACTATACAGAGAGTCACATCATGTACTCTCCAAGGCCCAGTGCTTATACACAACCATTTCCTAACAGTAAGTCACACTTACTTTTACTTCATCTTCAAATATTGAAATTTAATCCCACAATCAACCAACTTCCTCAATACCCTACTACCTCAACGAAGAGTAGATCAGTTCTCTCCTATCAACTGACCAGTGTCATGACTGAAAAGCACTTAAGCTAAATGCCTTCATTGACTGGACTTAGCTCCTAAGTGGGCCTAACGTtcaacaaaatcagaaagacacATTTTGAGCACAAGTCAGGGTGTAACTGTTGCTTAGGCCACATGCTAGATCTCTGCACAGGCATGAGTTCCTCCCATCATGAATTAAAAATAGGCATGAACTGGCTGTAAAAGTTTGATCCTAGCCAAACCTGGGAATACAGAGTCAATTTCCCATGGGGCAGAAACAGGGAATGTACAGCAGAAGGCACTTAAATAGATTTTTGTCCAATAGCTCCACACCTACATTCAAGGAAATACTTTAGTAACCCAATACCCAGAGGGGCAGCTGTTGAAGAATGCTGGTTGTTCAATGGAACTGCTGTAGATCATTCTGAGCATACCAGCTTTTATGCCATATGAAACTCCCAATATATTAGTCTACAAGACTCTTCTCGTGCTCCGACCACACTTAGATAAACCCCTTGTAATTATTTGACAGGAAACATGATCAACAAGTCATGCTGTCATGTATTTTTCAACCACATTCAGCAAACATGAACCCGAGGCTTTCTCTGTCCTTCGTCAGCCAGACAGCCCATCAAATCAAGTGAAAACGTATCCACAGAAATCCATTCCAGCTCCTTCCTGTTGCTTTAATTATATAGTTGGATCTTAGCCTGTGGCTCACCTGACTCTGGCTTACTGAACAAAGCTCAGATTGAGAACTATTGCTTTTCCCCCTCCGTTTGAATCCTTCACATATCGTAAACGCCTCCATGTCTTATTGCCTGTTGACAATTTTTAAGCATCTTTACTACAGCCAGTGCAGCTATTCATTCATTTTTCATTCGTTCCCTTACTTCCATTTCCCGAGGGCCCTGTGTTTTAGTCTTCTCGCTCTTTCTGGAATTCTATTCCAATTAAAATAgtgttctgttttttttattGCCATTCCTGTAGCTTCTGTCTgcaagagaagcagcacaatccagaGATTTAAATGCTCATAGGGAAAGTGTTTATCCCACTAccgggtttttttgtttggttggtttatttatttattttaaagtccaCTGATCATCACAAAAACATGGGAAATGCAACTAATGAGAAAAAAGTCCAACCAAGATCTAAGAACCCAGAGCCACAGGTAGATGTGACACTGTGCTGCATGGCACAGGTGCGCATACAGGACGAAACGACACATGCGCGCAGCAGGTAGAAGAGAGATAGGTTCCATTATATTAATCTCTGCATTAGACAACCTTAGATGTTACACATTAGCTCTGAGAGGCTCAAGGCTCCCTGGACCTCCCCGGAGCTCCCCATCTGTGGTCAGGAAGGGGAGAGCAAAAGGTATGACTCTGCTGACTGGCACTGAGGTGGGAAAGAGGAGGTACAGGAAGATGGCTCTGCCTATTCTCTGCCTCCTTTGCAGCAAGTTGTTCCAGGAAGGAGCAACTTGATAGTAGCCCCAGAACTCTTCCCATGCATATGGACCACTGCTCTGGGCATTCCTTATGCAAGCCATGCAAATGGGTAGAGAAGGCAACTTATTCCTCCATAATTTGGCACCACATTGGCTAGCTATTTATAAACAGCGTATGAAAAATTAACAGAACGTGTTATAGGGTTAGCACTTTGAAAAGGATCAAAAGGAGTATGGAGAAAACAAGTTATCACTGAGGAACTATAAAAACCAGGGAGGGAGAAAATGATTCCCATTGTCCATTGTCTCTCATCACACACCTTTTCCACATTTTTGAATCCCATTCAACACTGGCATTTCAAGTTTTATTATTCTAAATGCATGTCAGTGCCTGCGTCTCCTGGCTCCGAAAGAAAGGGCCAGTTATAAATACAAATTAGAAGCTCCCCAAGAGAAGAGAGACGCATCCAATCAAGACCCAGGTGCACCATACTCTTAGAAGTTCAGGTTGATTGGTTACTGCTTGGACATCAGATGCTTATATTAGTGGATCAGTGCACTGAGTCACCTGGCAAACTTCATAATTCACCCCTGAAGCCCTTTCATTTAAGGTCTTAAAAAGGgctttgtaaaatgtttttgttaCCGTCCCACCCCAAGCCCATGACTACCCATTATTCACTACGGCCTTCCAGCCTTGTGGAGAGAGCATGTTGGAGACCAAATTTGGAGCTTCTGGCAAGAGGTTCCTGTGACTAGTCACACAAtatagaacaggaagaaggatTTCAACTTATCTGTACTGACTTGGCTGGTTCTTGGGAAAACCTGGCTGGCTTCCCACTGCTATGAAATATTCTAAGAAGTCTTCTGTCAACATTAGGCATGCTTGCCATTTTGCCGGTGAAGAGAGCCATAGCCAGGATTTCTTTTTTCCACATAATCCTAAGAAACCAAGTTATGCTACCAGAGTTGCCTTGGGCTTCAACTAACTGGTATTTCCTCTCCACAAAAGCTAAATCTGTCACTTCTGTCAACTATTCCCCACCACAGACACAGAATTCTAATTCTAGAATTACCCATTTTTATACAGTATTGATCAAGCTTTCTAGATGTGTTCCACATTTCAACTTGTTCTTCTCCccctccaagaaaaaaaaatcatctttgcTTTCAGGCTTCTCCCAGTAGTTCAAGGTCTCTCCATCATCCTACATCCCCCACTGAGCTCAAGCCCCATAACACACATGTGCAGCCTGGGGGGATCACAAAAGTTGTAGCACTTGGGGTATAATTTGGGGCCCTGTGTTCAGGATGCAGATTTGACATACAGAAAtatcccttctcttccccttccaTTTAAACTCATGTCCCTATAATTATCTTCCAGCTGTCAGGGATGAACAAAGCTCATTTAGTGACACTCTTGATTGGCCATCAGGTATCAGTATATTGCAATTCAAGGATAGCCTCGTGTAAAAGCCTATTCTGCTTTTTCTTACCTGTTGTAGTAAGAGTAGTATTAGAGTATCCACCGAGCAGCAATGGAAAAATAGAACAATAAAACTACTGCATTGGTATAAACTGGTAATGAATGTATTTTGTCTGGAAATCAGAATTTCTACTCACCAGAGTACTGAGATTCTGAAACAACCTTCTgataggaggagggagggagggcaaacaaacttatcaagctccatcttaaaactagttggGTTATGTATGAGCTATTACAAGGGGTTGCCTGCAATAGCAGGAAACTGGAGTCAATGACCcaggagatcccttccagtcctatgttcctaATTACCTCTataccagtgatactcagactgaggttcACGAGCCCTAAGTGGCTCTTAAATGTGCCTTCTGTggctaataattaaatcacatggtgttttaatatcatgtgctgcaatcTAAGTTATTAGCCAATCAGGCTGCTTTTATTGTTCTATTAACCAATCATAGTTGATAAAATAAGAATACTTAGTCAGTCATTTTGGTGTGAGAATTATATAAATTGTacaaatagtaaatgaaacaataaatTCACACAAccgtggctcttttgggtaatgctgattgctaatttggctcctgaaccactgaggtctgagtatcgcTGCTCTCCCTGTACTATACTTTTACAAATAATGAGCAATTTTCATCTGCAGATCTTAAAAATGTTtacaaagtggggagggggacaaacactGTTCTCTGCATTTTACATCTCAGGAAACTGTGACACAAAGTTAAAACAACAACTTGCCCAAAACTACCCAGCAAGTTAGTGGCAAagtcaggaactgaactcaggtctcctgctGTATGGAATAGTGTCCCATCtactaggccagtggttttcaaactatgGGTCGTGGAATGTAAGGCACAGGGTCGCGGTGGCTCTGGTCATCACCACCAAGCTGGCCGTTAATGGGAGCTAATGGGAGCTGGagagggcagtgcctgcaggcgagagccATGTGGAGCCGTTTGCGAGCCTCTGCCtaagagccagacctgctgctggccgcttctgcaatgccaggacaggcaggaagcctgccttagcacccccgctgcactgctgactgggagctgcctgaagtAAGCCTGTGTCCCAACCCcttgacccagccctgagcccttccaAACTTGgagccctgtcctgcaccccaaaccccgcatccccagccctacccccgaGGCTGCATCCCCAACCCAAGGCCctgactccctcctgcaccccaaccccctcccacaccctgaacccctcattcccaaccctctgccccagtcctgagccccttctgcaccccaaacccatcacaccagctctgttgggtcatgggcatcaataATTTTCTTCAAGAGGGGGCtcgagaaaaaaaaagtttgaaagccaCTGTACTAGGccctgctgcctctcctgctATTTATTTGGGCTTTCATGAATTTCTAGGCACCACCAGAGTAGTATCTATCGGCATAATTCCATTCTGTTTTAAGACCACCATTGGTAGATTCTGAACCTCTAAAGTATACCATATATTTTCTTCAGAAAGCAAGTATAAGAAGTTTTTTTCATGAACGTTTTTGCTGTTGTCAATAGAAAGGACACACACCAGCCTGATTAAGATACAAATACCAGTCTTGAACCTTATAATGCACTCTGCAAACCCAGAGTTTATTCAGTATTAGGGCAGTGGGATAGAAATAATTATATGGGTCTCTGTACACAGGAGAGCCAGCAATTTAAAGATCGGCAAAAACATTTGGATGTGAAGGAAATAATCACTGAGGCTTAGCAGCTTTGTGGTTTAGAAAGCTTTTAAACTTTACGAAAGAGCAGATGTGTGCACTCTGGCAATCCCTTAGGTAGAGATGTGTTAGTTTAGTACCAAACGAACAGGAACATAATTATATGTGACAATATACATCTGAAAGAGAAACTGGAATCTGACTTTTATAGCCTTTTATTTCATATGTTTATAGACACTATATTCTATAACTTCTTCACTGTGATACGTTGACATACTTCTAGCACTAATGTTCAGTTTTGCTTTTCCTACCTTCATGACTGGCAACAGTTTTCTCCAGCCTAGGAGAACAGAACGAGGTTATATACCTGATTTCCCTCCCATATTAAGTATTCCCAACCTCAAGGCAATGCTTCTTTCAACTATGGGAGCCGAGACATCCCTCAGGCTCCAGTCAATGCCACTCCTATATTAGGCAGagaattcttttaaaaaacaacaaagtaTGCTGCTCCCAAGGGGCCAGGCACTCTGGCTCTATTCTGGCAGAGTTAAGTCAGAACAAAGATAAGCCATTTAAAGACAGAATTACTCTATAAAATCAAATGTACAGAGAAGAATTAAGGTACCTGGAGGAGGAATCCTTAAGTTCTACAGGTGCCGACTTCCAGAATGCTACAGAAAACCAGGTGCCCCAGGACATGTCTCTGTTCATACTGCTTTAGGGAAGTATTTTACACACATGACATCATACTGTTAAGTTCAGTATGTGTGAGCCAGCTGCACCGTATTATTGATATTGTAGTAACACACACAGGCTCCAATCAGTGTCAGAGCCCCATCATGCTAAATGCTGTACAACCACATAGGATGTAAAATGAACTTGAATTTTATCTGCAGAACTCACATAGACGTTTGGGCAAAACAAAACTCTCATGTGCGAGGCAGCATCAACAAGTTCCTAatgctaacttaaaaaaaaatctcaagtaATTTCAATGGCTTTTACCAGCATGTGCAGTGCAACTTCACCCTCCTCTCTAGACCGATGTTGGTGTCTTTCACCTTAACCTCCTTGGACTGGCAAGCATGGGAAAAGCAAAAAAATAATCTTAATACTCATTTTTTAAGCCTGATTCTGAAAGGTGGCTTTATCCTGAGACAGCACTACTCTGTGTACTGAATCGTAGTAGAAAAGTACACAGTAACATTTAAAGACATACTTAACATCACTGTGCAACTATATGTCACAGAAAGAACAAGTAGTAGTTCTGCAACCTCTCAGATGGTACTCGTGGCTACAGGATTCCCCATTGACACATCAGACAAAAATGTCATTCAAATAGTTTGTTCTCTCTCCTTTATTTTGCCACAAATACAAAAAGCGACCAAACCCAATTCAGTGGAGCCCACTAAAGAATACCTCTTGACAGAATAAACCTGTTCAAAATGAGAGTTTCATGAAACCCAACCAGAATATATACAAGAATGCAGCAGAGCCCTTGTAAAATATGAGGAATCACCTCTGGGTGCATCTCAAAGTAAAATACAATAGAAAATTAACCAGTTAAGAGAATACATTTGTTACCAAACAAGCTTATGCCTGGAACGGGTTTCCACTGTACCATTCCTTTGGCTATTTAAATACCACCACAATTTATTTTAGGTGCAAATTTGAAGCTCCTGGGGTGAAATCAGTTACCCAAGTATAAATTTAGGGTACTCCATTGTAACCAAGATCAGGTTCTGACCCCACACAATTGAAAGGATGTTTAGTATTGGCTCTGGCCAGTAAAGTGGTGTACGGTGTTGGTTTCCCTCCCCCATAACCCCACCTAAATCAACACCAAAGCAATTCACACTTGATCAGTAGCACCTTTGCTATTCTAGTAGTAGTTTGCTCTTGAGCAAAAAAACTGCCCCTCCTTATGCCAAAAGAAATAATGCAGTGGTTCTGGTTGTGATAAATGTCCACTAGGATAAGATCACCAAACCCACCCAGCCCCTGTGACACAGAATTCCTTTTCTGGCATAAACCTGGTCAATCTGATTTGTCAACGCTTTGTTCAGAAATATAAAACTCAGAATATAGTTTACAAAAGAATATTTCCTTATAGAACATCTTAATGtcaaaatattaacaaaaacacAAGTTATGTTAATGCTGAGAATAGCAGTTCtgaaaaattaaaactaaaaataaGCTGTCACTAACAGTAAATAGACAAAAATACACTAAATGTTAAAAAAGGGTCCAATATTTTCAGGCAAAATGGAATCATTTGAGACAAATTGTTTATAAAATGAGTTAAACATTCAGCATAAACCTATCACAAGTGGTAATATCCACTAGTGTGATTTTATTTTTGGACAAACTTCAGCaactcattttgtttttttttaaatctgctaatacaaaaatgtaaaaaactcaAAACACTTCAGCTTTTAGACAAACTTTGTTAAGCTTGAACTGTACCTTTGCCTCAGTTACTTAAGAACTTAAAATTGAAGTTGGCAATAAAACCAGCTCAGCTGAGTTTTTAAGCTTCTCTCACTCTGTGCTAAACCATTAGTTCTTAAAAGGCTCCAATCTCAGTCCCCCACGGTCTATAGGGCTTGCCAAGGTTTGCCGACTGTGCTGGTGCAGATGGACTGAGTACATTAGGAGACAGCAAATGGAACGAACCAAATGAAAAGGGGAATGCAGACAAAGATGCCATGGAGGACAGCAGAGGAGGAGATAGTTTGGAAGTAGAGGTGACCACAGGGAGCACTGGTCCAATGCTGCCATTAGGGGGCAGTCTCAGTGAAGAAGTTTCAGCATGTGGAGCAGCAATTCTGCTCTGGTGATGTGGTTCTGTGGAAGACGTTGTGGTACTGGTATTACTGTGGCCATTCTGAGGCAATAACAACGGGTGAGTGATGTGAGGATGATGTCCAAAGGCACTGCCCCAAGGAATATGTCCAATGCCCGTGTGGGCACTACTTGCTGCTTCCCGTTGAGAGGCATAATTATTGAGGTGAGACACCAGTCGAACTCGAAGAGGATCAGAAGTGTCCAGACCCTCAATAATACTAAGGTACCGGACTACTTCAGCCAGGCACTCTCGAAATCCTAAACTCCGATAGTCCATAGCAAGAGCGTGGGCATCAAAATAGCCTAAGAAAAAGGAACAAAAGAGTGGAGTCTTAAAATACCATTTTTAGTCATTGGCTACACTGCATCCTCCATACTCCCTGCAAGCACATTTCATTTGAGTGTGACGGTTATATAGTTGCAGTTTTCCCGAACCACAGAATGGCTTCCAAAAACTCTTCTATGGTCtaacacatttttcttttataGTATCAGTGTTGTCATGCTGCGAGTCCCAGGACCAGTCGCAGATTGGCATGTGTAAGCTGAAACTGCACAGTACCAGCAAAGAACGCACGAGGAGAAGAGATGTATTTTTCAATGCTAGCTACATCAATGGACACGAAGCCACTGAACAGTGAAATTCATTAGTCCCACACATGTAACTTATCATAGGCCACTTTCACAGACTAGCTGTTGGTTCTCAATCAATTTATACATTGTCATTTGTGTTAGCTCCTCCACTACCCATTTCAACCTATAACATTAAACAGCCAAAAAAGATCCCAAATAGACCACTTGTTTTAGGTgggcggtgggggagggaagctccTGTTTCTCTTCAGTGGCTGAAAGTTACTTCACTTCACACTGCTGCCATAACCTTACAGAAACTTGGATGACAAATACTTTTCCCAACAAAGCGTCTATCTATAGTCTACAACAGCGCAATCTGCACTTAACATAGAACAGTAAATAGACTATACAATGTTCCATGTAAGAGGAAATACTGAATTACCCAGTAGTGTATATACATACTTCCATTTGATTTCTCCAGCATGTCAGATGACAAATCTGTGGGACATTCAGTTACAGCTCAGCATGCTGCTTGGTCTTACTACAACTTCGTTGCTGTAATCACAGTTTATTCAGGACTATTGAATCTGTTCTCAGATAAAAGATTACCTTTGCCTCCTGCTGTATGCAACATTTTCAGATGATCCACAGTCATCTGCAGAATTTCAGCTTTTTCCAGTTTGGCTGATCccttgaaaaagagagagagcaggagaggagagggtgtAGAATAGGTCAATTTTTAGAAGATCTAAAAGAGTTTGGCAGAAATAGTGCAAAGTGAACTATAAAGGGGTAAAATGCAACACCACTTCTAGTCTGCAGTCCTTGTGACTGAGTCACCTATGGTAATTATACTCAGAGCCCAATGTGAATTACCtgcttttcaaaagcacttggCACCAGTCTCCTCAGCTCCGACAAGCTGTTATTGATTCGATCCCGGCGACGTTTCTCGATGATCTAGGAGTAAAACAGACAGGCTTTCAGCGTGTATTGCAAAAGGCAGGCTGGGGCAAAGCAGCTCGACTCTGGGAGGGTATCAGTAGTTCGTGCAAGGGGACTCACCCCTCTGCGCCTTTTCCTGGCCAGGATCTGGGAGGTGGTGGATGGAGACATTGAACCTGGAGCTGAACTCAAGTTTCTGAAATGAACCACAAACAGTTAGCGCAGGTGCCGGGAGCGAGAGAAACGGGGCTGTAAGGAAGGATCAACCCAGCCGCTCCCATAATAACAACGCGTGGGCTGAGGCGGTTCCGCGCGGGGACTCCGGGAGGCAAAGGTGCGAGCCGCCAGGGCAGGGACCCTACCTGCCCGCGGCGGACACGGAGCACTGCCCGGGCGCCGCTCCCCCGAGGATGGCCGCAAACGGGcgcctgccccggcccccggccccctgGGGCACAGCGCCCCGCTCCCCTCCTCACCCATTCTCGTCCGCGCTCTCCTTCTCCACCTCGACGGGCTCGTCCAGCTCCTCGCTGTCAGAGGAGCTGTACTCGGGGTGCGCCCGCTTcatgctgccgccgccgccgggcaggggaggctgcaggaCCGGGCCCGggctgcctggctggctggctcagcGCGCGCCCCGCTGCCGCTCGACCTCTGGCTCCGCCAGCTCCGTCTCCCCCATCCCGTTCCCACGCCTCGCCTCTTACCCGCGGGAGGGGGGACGCCAGGCGCCGCCGGCCACAGACATCACATTGTAGCCACTCGCTGGCCCCGCTCTCCTGATTGGCGGACGCGCCGCCGGTCGCAGCCAATAGCCGCCGGCGGGGAGGCCGGCCAGCGACacgcctcctccccctgccccggcgctgcttgggggtggggctgctcgGAGCGTTCGGAGCCCGCCCCCGTCGGTCCGCCATTGGCTGGGCCGGAAGCCAGTCGGGCGCTGGCGGAGCCGCACGCGTGGCCTAGCGGCCGTGGGAAAGTTGCTCGGTGCCGGCTGGTGGCCAATCGGGGCCGGCTGCGGCGCTGGGCGGTGCGTGCGGCAGCGGCGGCCGCCGCGTGTGAG harbors:
- the HEY1 gene encoding hairy/enhancer-of-split related with YRPW motif protein 1 isoform X1, whose product is MKRAHPEYSSSDSEELDEPVEVEKESADENGNLSSAPGSMSPSTTSQILARKRRRGIIEKRRRDRINNSLSELRRLVPSAFEKQGSAKLEKAEILQMTVDHLKMLHTAGGKGYFDAHALAMDYRSLGFRECLAEVVRYLSIIEGLDTSDPLRVRLVSHLNNYASQREAASSAHTGIGHIPWGSAFGHHPHITHPLLLPQNGHSNTSTTTSSTEPHHQSRIAAPHAETSSLRLPPNGSIGPVLPVVTSTSKLSPPLLSSMASLSAFPFSFGSFHLLSPNVLSPSAPAQSANLGKPYRPWGTEIGAF
- the HEY1 gene encoding hairy/enhancer-of-split related with YRPW motif protein 1 isoform X2, with protein sequence MSVAGGAWRPPSRGNLSSAPGSMSPSTTSQILARKRRRGIIEKRRRDRINNSLSELRRLVPSAFEKQGSAKLEKAEILQMTVDHLKMLHTAGGKGYFDAHALAMDYRSLGFRECLAEVVRYLSIIEGLDTSDPLRVRLVSHLNNYASQREAASSAHTGIGHIPWGSAFGHHPHITHPLLLPQNGHSNTSTTTSSTEPHHQSRIAAPHAETSSLRLPPNGSIGPVLPVVTSTSKLSPPLLSSMASLSAFPFSFGSFHLLSPNVLSPSAPAQSANLGKPYRPWGTEIGAF